The following proteins are co-located in the Camarhynchus parvulus chromosome 19, STF_HiC, whole genome shotgun sequence genome:
- the CPD gene encoding LOW QUALITY PROTEIN: carboxypeptidase D (The sequence of the model RefSeq protein was modified relative to this genomic sequence to represent the inferred CDS: inserted 1 base in 1 codon): MASAARGLRAMPRLLPLLCALLLLPPSLQSPARXPHIKKAEAAAAAPGEALRYLHSAELGEALRALEATAPPGLVRLFSIGQSVENRPLWVLRLTAGLGPERPDEPPGGAALPGRPQVKLVGNMHGDEPLARPLLLRLAWELVLGWAGGDERIVRLLNTTDLYLLPSLNPDGFERAREGDCGGGAEGGRENSRGRDLNRSFPDQFGDAEPNLEPVPEVKALIDWMRRNRFLLSGNLHGGSVVASYPYDDSPTHRLTGVYSKSADDEVFKYLAKAYASHHPIMRTGKPNCPGEEAETFPDGITNGAQWYDVEGGMQDYNYVWANCFEITLELSCCKYPPTSELPKEWENNRESLLAFIEKVHIGVKGFVRDAVTGAGLENATIAVAGIAHNITAGRFGDYHRLLVPGTYNVTAFVMGYTPVTKENIEVKEGDATEVNFSLQPTVMPPAPNVTQLTAAPAPVTAITPTPVQAEAPNPTPAHEPIQPVDFRHHHFSDMEIFLRRYANEYPGITRLYSVGKSVELRELYVMEISDNPGVHEAGEPEFKYIGNMHGNEVVGRELLLNLIEYLCKNFGTDPEVTDLVQSTRIHIMPSMNPDGYEKSQEGDKGGTIGRNNSNNYDLNRNFPDQFVHVTDPPQPETRAVMAWLQSYPFVLSANLHGGSLVVNYPFDDDEQGIAIYSKSPDDAVFQKLALAYSKENAKMYQGSPCKDMYPTEYFPHGITNGAQWYNVPGGMQDWNYLHTNCFEVTIELGCVKYPRAEELPKYWAQNRRSLLQFMKQVHQGVWGFVLDAVDKRGILNATISVADINHPVTTYKDGDFWRLLVPGTYKITASARGYDPLSKVVEVDSKGGVQVNFTLSRTDSKVEEGKVLVLNTPDTSNPNEKEFETLIKDLSAENGLERLLLTSSRDVTPYRYRPYKDLSEFLRGLYLNYPHITNLTSLGQSVEFRQIWSLEISNKPNESEPEEPKIRFVAGIHGNAPVGTELLLTLAEFLCMNYKKNDAITKLIDRTRIVIVPSLNPDGREIAQERGCTSKIGQTNAHGRDLDTDFTSNYTRYSAAREPETKAIVENLILKHDFSLSVALDGGSLLVTYPYDKPTQSVENKETLKHLASVYANNHPVMHLGQPGCPNKSDENIPGGVIRGSEWHSHLGSMKDFSMTFGQCPEITVYTGCCYFPSAGQLPSLWADHRKSLLSMLVEVHKGVHGIVQDKSGRAISKAAIVLNEGLRVYTKEGGYFHVLLAPGFHSIDATASGYQQKHVKVFVRDDAPSSVFIVFDTENRIFGLPRELVITVAGASMSALVLTACIIWCVCSIKSNRHKDGFHRLRQHHDDYEDEIRMMSTGSKKSLLSHEFQDETDTEEETLYSSKH, from the exons ATGGCGAGCGCGGCGCGGGGGCTCCGGGCGATGCCGCGGCTGCTGCCGCTCCTCTgtgcgctgctgctgctgccgccctcGCTGCAGAGCCCGGCCC TCCCCCACATCAAGAAagcggaggcggcggcggcggcgcccggcGAGGCGCTGCGGTACCTGCACTCGGCCGAGCTGGGCGAGGCGCTGCGGGCGCTGGAGGCCACGGCCCCTCCGGGCCTGGTGCGGCTCTTCAGCATCGGGCAGTCGGTGGAGAACCGGCCGCTGTGGGTGCTGCGCCTCACGGCCGGGCTGGGCCCCGAGCGGCCCGACGAGCCGCCCGGCGGCGCGGCCCTGCCCGGGCGGCCGCAGGTGAAGCTCGTGGGGAACATGCACGGCGACGAGCCGCTGGCGCGGCCGCTGCTGCTGCGCCTGGcctgggagctggtgctgggctgggccggcGGCGACGAGCGCATCGTCCGCCTGCTCAACACCACCGACCTGTACCTGCTGCCCAGCCTCAACCCCGACGGCTTCGAGCGCGCCCGGGAAGGCGATTGCGGCGGCGGCGCCGAGGGCGGGCGGGAGAACAGCCGCGGCCGCGACCTCAACCGCAGCTTCCCCGACCAGTTCGGGGACGCCGAGCCCAACCTGGAGCCCGTGCCCGAGGTGAAGGCGCTCATCGACTGGATGCGCCGCAACAG GTTTCTGCTCTCTGGCAATCTCCATGGTGGCTCTGTGGTGGCAAGCTACCCCTATGATGACTCGCCCACGCACAGGCTCACAGGAGTTTACAGTAAATCAGCTGATGATGAAGTCTTCAAATATTTGGCAAAAGCTTATGCTTCACATCACCCCATCATGAGAACTGGCAAACCCAACTGCCctggagaggaggcagagaCCTTCCCAGATGGCATCACAAATGGTGCCCAGTGGTATGACGTGGAAG GTGGGATGCAGGATTACAACTACGTGTGGGCCAACTGCTTTGAGATCACTTTGGAGCTGTCCTGCTGCAAATACCCACCGACTTCTGAGCTTCCAAAGGAGTGGGAGAACAACCGGGAGTCTCTCCTGGCTTTCATTGAGAAG GTGCACATTGGTGTGAAGGGCTTTGTGAGGGATGCAGTCACAGGAGCTGGCCTGGAAAATGCAACCATTGCTGTTGCTGGTATTGCTCACAACATCACAGCAGGGAGGTTTGGTGATTACCACCGGCTGCTGGTGCCTGGGACCTACAACGTGACTGCTTTTGTGATGGG CTACACACCAGTGACCAAAGAGAACATCGAGGTGAAGGAGGGAGATGCAACAGAAGTGAACTTCTCCTTGCAGCCAACTGTGATGCCACCAGCTCCTAATGTcacccagctcacagcagctcctgcccctgtcACTGCCATCACCCCCACCCCTGTGCAGGCTGAggccccaaacccaacccctgCCCATGAGCCCATCCAGCCCGTGGACTTCAGGCACCACCACTTCTCGGACATGGAGATCTTCCTGCGGCGCTACGCCAACGAGTACCCCGGCATCACCCGCCTCTACTCCGTGGGCAAGTCCGTGGAGCTCAGGGAGCTCTACGTCATGGAGATCTCTGACAACCCTGGTGTCCACGAAGCAG GTGAGCCAGAGTTCAAGTACATCGGTAACATGCATGGGAATGAAGTTGTGGGGCGAGAGCTTCTCCTGAACCTCATCGAGTACCTCTGCAAGAACTTTGGCACAGATCCTGAAGTGACTGACTTGGTCCAGAGCACACGGATCCACATCATGCCATCCATGAACCCTGATGGCTATGAGAAGTCCCAGGAAG gAGACAAAGGAGGTACCATTGGcagaaacaacagcaacaactaTGACCTGAACAGGAACTTTCCAGATCAGTTTGTCCACGTGACAGACCCTCCCCAGCCAGAAACTCGTGCTGTCATGGCCTGGCTCCAGTCTTACCCCTTTGTGCTCTCAGCAAACCTGCACGGAG GTTCCCTGGTGGTTAATTACCCCTTCGATGACGATGAGCAAGGAATAGCCATATACAGTAAATCCCCAGATGATGCTGTGTTCCAGAAGCTGGCACTTGCCTACTCCAAG GAAAATGCAAAGATGTACCAAGGAAGCCCTTGTAAGGATATGTACCCCACTGAATACTTCCCACATGGCATCACTAACGGGGCTCAGTGGTACAACGTTCCAG GTGGGATGCAAGACTGGAATTACTTACATACAAACTGCTTTGAAGTGACCAttgagctgggctgtgtgaaataccccagggctgaggagctgccaaAGTACTGGGCACAGAACCGGCGCTCACTGCTGCAGTTCATGAAACAG GTTCACCAGGGTGTCTGGGGCTTTGTGCTGGATGCTGTGGACAAGAGGGGCATCCTCAATGCCACCATCAGTGTGGCTGACATCAACCACCCAGTGACCACGTACAAGGATGGAGACTTCTGGCGCCTGCTGGTCCCAGGGACGTACAAAATCACAGCATCTGCCCGAGG GTATGATCCACTCAGCAAGGTGGTGGAAGTTGACAGCAAAGGTGGGGTGCAGGTCAACTTCACTCTTTCACGGACAGACAGCAAAGTGGAAGAGGGGAAAGTGCTGGTCCTGAACACCCCAGACACCAGCAACCCCAACGAGAAGGAGTTTGAGACCCTGATCAAGGATCTCTCTGCTGAGAATGGTCTGGAGCGGCTCCTGCTCACCTCCTCCAGGGATGTGACTCCCTACAGATACCGGCCCTACAAGGATCTCTCCGAGTTCCTCCGAGGCCTCTACCTCAACTACCCCCACATCACAAACCTGACCAG TTTGGGTCAGAGCGTAGAGTTCCGCCAGATCTGGTCCCTTGAAATCTCCAACAAGCCCAACGAGTCCGAGCCGGAGGAGCCCAAAATCCGCTTTGTTGCTGGGATTCACGGAAACGCTCCCGTtgggacagagctgctcctgacaCTGGCAGAATTTCTTTGCATGAACTACAAGAAGAATGATGCTATCACAAAG CTGATTGACCGGACCCGGATTGTGATTGTGCCTTCCCTGAACCCAGACGGGCGCGAGATCGCGCAGGAGAGAGGCTGCACCTCGAAGATCGGCCAGACCAATGCTCATGGCAGAGATCTGGACACAGATTTCACAA GCAATTACACCCGGTACTCAGCAGCACGAGAGCCTGAGACCAAAGCCATCGTGGAGAACTTGATCCTGAAGCATGATTTCAGCCTCTCTGTTGCTCTGGATGGAGGATCTCTGCTTGTCACTTACCCCTATGACAAGCCAACACAGTCAG TGGAGAACAAAGAAACACTAAAGCATTTGGCATCTGTGTATGCAAACAACCACCCAGTGATGCATTTGGGCCAGCCAGGCTGTCCAAATAAGTCAG ATGAGAATATTCCTGGTGGAGTGATCCGAGGCTCGGAGTGGCACAGTCACCTGGGAAGTATGAAG gatttcagCATGACATTTGGTCAGTGTCCTGAGATCACTGTTTATACAGGCTGCTGCTACTTCCCCAGTGCTGGACAGCTTCCTAGCCTGTGGGCAGACCACAGGAAATCTCTCCTTAGCATGCTTGTGGAG GTCCACAAGGGAGTGCATGGCATTGTCCAAGACAAGAGTGGCAGGGCAATTTCTAAAGCTGCCATTGTTCTGAATGAAGGCCTGAGGGTGTACACTAAAGAAGGTGGCTATTTCCACGTGCTCCTGGCTCCAGGGTTTCACAGCATTGATGCAACAGCCAGTGGGTACCAGCAGAAACATGTCAAG GTCTTTGTGCGTGATGATGCACCCAGCTCTGTGTTCATTGTATTTGACacagaaaacaggatttttggACTGCCAAGAGAGCTGGTTATAACTGTTGCAG GTGCCAGCATGTCTGCCCTGGTGCTCACTGCCTGTATCATCTGGTGTGTGTGCTCCATCAAGTCCAACAGGCACAAGGATGGCTTCCACCGCCTCCGGCAGCACCACGACGACTACGAGGACGAAATCCGCATGATGTCCACTGGCTCCAAGAAATCCCTCCTGAGCCATGAGTTCCAGGATGAAACAGACACTGAGGAAGAAACACTGTACTCCAGCAAACACTGA